Proteins from one Danaus plexippus chromosome 18 unlocalized genomic scaffold, MEX_DaPlex mxdp_20, whole genome shotgun sequence genomic window:
- the LOC116773068 gene encoding polyribonucleotide nucleotidyltransferase 1, mitochondrial, giving the protein MLRKNRIFLSKMRCRSRYYYRLLSSQAPIGEVDIPFSNGISLKLSTGKYARFADGACVATIGNTSVLSTVVSKAKQSASNFLPLVVDYRQKAAAAGRIPTNFLRKELGPTEREILTSRLIDRSLRPLFPSNYNFDTQIVCNMLAVDGTNPPETVAINAASAALALSDVPWNGPVGAVRLGLIDNELIINPTRRDLERSILNLVVAATAGNLVVMMEGSAKVILQQDLLKAIKLGAKEAQNVVRGIEKLQKSHGKMKREYEMPAVLDPSVVDSIKTLSSMKIREILSDYSHDKTSRDLAISDLRQTVLNQLRDTDVDVTLLQDGFNNHLKEIFRDMIFENDVRCDGRGLDELRKISCEVGLYEPLHGSALFQRGQTQVLCTVAFDSPESALKMDPLTMITSGVKEKNFFLHYEFPSYATGEVGRGSGGGGGRREAGHAALAERGLLPVVPQHQCTVRLTAEVLESNGSSSMASVCGGSLALLDAGLALSGAASGVAVGLVTRYKDGKIEDYRILTDLLGIEDYMGDMDFKIAGTKKGVTALQADVKIPGLPLKVVMEAVQRASDAKAKIIDIMNACIDKPRDGRKENMPVIEEMEVEVHKRAKLLGVGGANVKRLYLETGVQITPIDETHYRVFAPSPAALEDARSRLAAILNATRTPEMEFGAIYTAKVVEVKDIGVLVTLYPDMSPALVHNTQLDHRKIMHPSALGLTVGSEIQVKYFGRDPVSGQMRLSRKVLTSPPPGIVRNHDKS; this is encoded by the exons atgttAAGAAAGAATCGCATATTTTTATCGAAAATGAGATGTAGGAGtcgatattattatagacTTCTATCTTCTCAAGCTCCTATTGGTGAAGTTGATATACCTTTTTCTAACgg GATTTCATTAAAGTTATCTACTGGTAAATACGCAAGATTTGCGGATGGTGCTTGTGTAGCAACAATAGGGAACACGAGTGTACTATCAACAGTTGTTTCTAAAGCGAAACAAAGCGCTTCCAATTTTCTACCTTTAGTTGTAGACTACAGACAAAAAGCTGCTGCCGCCGGAAGAATACCAACCAACTTTTTAAGAAAAGAATTGG GACCAACGGAAAGAGAAATCCTTACATCACGTCTAATCGACAGATCACTACGACCATTGTTTCCATCGAATTATAATTTCGACACGCAAATAGTATGTAATATGTTAGCAGTGGACGGGACGAACCCTCCGGAGACGGTCGCCATTAATGCTGCTAGCGCTGCACTTGCTTTATCCGACGTTCCTTGGAACGGACCTGTAGGGGCTGTCAG atTGGGCCTAATTGACAATGAGCTGATTATAAATCCAACGAGAAGAGATCTTGAGAGGTCAATACTTAACCTGGTTGTGGCGGCCACTGCTGGTAATTTGGTGGTCATGATGGAGGGGAGCGCCAAGGTCATTCTCCAACAAGACCTCTTAAAGGCTATCAAACTAG gTGCTAAGGAAGCTCAGAATGTTGTACGTGGTATAGAAAAATTACAGAAAAGTCACGGGAAAATGAAAAGGGAATATGAAATGCCAGCCGTCCTCGACCCGAGTGTTGTGGACTCCATCAAGACATTGTCTTCTATGAAGATCAGAGAAATACTCAG TGATTACAGTCATGACAAGACCAGTCGCGACCTGGCCATATCGGATCTGCGGCAGACGGTCCTCAACCAGCTGAGAGACACGGACGTCGACGTGACCCTACTACAGGACGGCTTTAACAACCACCTCAAGGAAATCTTCAGGGATATGATATTCGAGAACGACGTGAGATGCGACGGTAGGGGACTGGACGAGCTCAGGAAGATATCCTGTGAG gTAGGTTTGTACGAGCCTCTCCACGGCAGTGCTCTGTTCCAACGAGGTCAGACCCAAGTCCTGTGCACCGTGGCCTTCGACTCGCCGGAGAGCGCGCTCAAAATGGACCCTCTCACTATGATCACAAG CGGTGTAAAGGAGAAGAACTTCTTCCTCCACTACGAGTTCCCGTCCTACGCAACGGGCGAGGTTGGGCGCGGGAGCGGGGGCGGGGGCGGGCGGCGGGAGGCCGGACACGCTGCGCTCGCTGAGAGGGGGCTCCTGCCGGTCGTGCCACAACACCAGTGTACCGTGAGACTCACCGCTGAGGTGCTCGAGAGTAACG GTTCAAGTTCCATGGCGTCCGTGTGCGGAGGTTCCCTGGCGCTCCTGGACGCGGGCCTGGCGCTCTCCGGGGCCGCCTCGGGCGTCGCCGTGGGCCTGGTCACACGATACAAGGACGGGAAGATAGAGGACTACAGGATACTCACAGATTTGTTA GGTATAGAGGACTACATGGGTGACATGGACTTCAAGATAGCCGGCACCAAGAAGGGTGTGACGGCTCTCCAGGCGGATGTTAAGATCCCTGGCCTTCCGCTGAAGGTTGTCATGGAGGCGGTGCAGAGAGCCAGCGACGCTAAGGCCAAGATCATTGATATTATGAATGCTTGTATAGACAAGCCGAG AGACGGTCGCAAAGAGAACATGCCGGTCATAGAGGAGATGGAGGTGGAGGTACACAAGAGAGCGAAGCTGCTGGGAGTGGGCGGAGCCAACGTTAAGAGACTGTATCTAGAGACGGGGGTTCAG ATAACTCCGATCGACGAAACGCATTACCGAGTGTTCGCACCTTCCCCGGCCGCGCTGGAGGACGCTCGCTCCAGACTCGCCGCCATACTGAACGCCACCAGGACACCGGAAATGGAGTTTGGGGCGATATATACGGCCAAG GTGGTTGAAGTGAAGGATATCGGGGTGTTGGTGACGCTGTACCCGGACATGTCCCCGGCGCTGGTCCACAACACCCAGCTAGACCACCGGAAG ATAATGCACCCATCAGCGCTCGGCCTGACCGTGGGCTCGGAGATACAAGTCAAATACTTTGGTCGTGATCCCGTTTCCGGTCAAATGAGGCTCTCGAGGAAGGTTCTGACGTCACCTCCGCCGGGCATAGTCAGGAACCACGACAAGAGCTAG
- the LOC116772937 gene encoding 3'-5' ssDNA/RNA exonuclease TatD, with the protein MTSEEVPISEELKGCYENLIVIDIGANLTNKKYGRDLDSVIQRAKDAGVQKIMVTGTSVRSSKEALRLTRLYPSTIYSTAGVHPHDAKSMSEEELWMELASTAAAPECVAVGECGLNYTKDFSEPSVQREVFKRQVEMACDLRKPLFVHEKEAQEDLIKILDEFGNRLPPVVIHSFTGSVEQGLKYIEKGYYLGITGYICKDKSDGGIRRLLSEGILPLDKLLVETDSPFMYPNMRASKLPLHVKDSLTERSMNFVNRYCTFQRNEPCALPAVVELVAGFLGQSPEDVALATAFNALKLFGLSQ; encoded by the exons ATGACGTCTGAAGAAGTCCCGATCTCCGAAGAGCTGAAGGGATGTTACGAAAATCTCATTGTAATCGACATTGGCGCGAACTTGACGAACAAGAAATACGGCCGTGATCTCGATTCTGTTATTCAAAGGGCAAAAGATGCAG GTGTCCAGAAGATCATGGTGACAGGCACATCCGTCCGGAGTAGCAAAGAAGCCTTGAGACTAACACGCCTTTACCCCAGCACTATATACTCAACCGCAG gTGTCCACCCTCATGATGCAAAATCAATGTCCGAAGAGGAACTTTGGATGGAACTGGCAAGTACGGCAGCTGCCCCAGAATGTGTGGCGGTTGGAGAATGTGGACTTAATTACACCAAGGATTTCTCAGAGCCCAGTGTTCAAAGGGAGGTGTTTAAACGGCAG GTGGAAATGGCCTGCGATCTCCGCAAGCCGCTGTTCGTCCACGAGAAGGAGGCGCAGGAGGATCTCATCAAAATCCTCGATGAATTCGGCAATCGCCTCCCACCGGTCGTGATACATTCGTTCACGGGTTCCGTGGAGCAGGGTCTGAAATACATCGAAAAGGGTTACTACCTGGGTATAACCGGGTACATATGTAAGGATAAATCCGACGGTGGCATCCGAAGACTGCTCTCGGAGGGGATACTGCCGCTGGACAAGCTACTGGTTGAGACTGACTCGCCGTTCATGTATCCTAATATGAGAGCTTCCAAACTGCCGCTACACGTCAAGGACTCGCTGACTGAGAG GTCAATGAACTTCGTGAACCGCTACTGTACCTTCCAACGTAACGAGCCGTGCGCTCTGCCGGCCGTGGTGGAGCTGGTGGCTGGCTTCCTGGGGCAGAGTCCCGAGGACGTGGCCCTCGCTACGGCCTTCAACGCGCTCAAACTGTTCGGACTCAGCCAGTAG